From a single Nocardioides sp. dk884 genomic region:
- a CDS encoding HpcH/HpaI aldolase/citrate lyase family protein, whose amino-acid sequence MSTQRRPVEDTLAWLYVPAPRAGELLAKAAKAADGIVVDLEDAVHPRQRPAAREHLAEALPAYDAAAVVVVRVNPVSTEDFAADIAALTPLVQAGHVAAVRVAKVESAAEVATARAATAAWGPEPRLICQLESAGAVARAHEIAAADGVHSIMLGEADLRADLRLPRGAAGDPGLLLARQTCVLASRAAGLPSPVGSAFTDVRDLDGLRETSARLAALGFLGRSCIHPKQAAVVREAFAPAEADLTWARSVLAEAGTQDGADSAASVLADGSFVDPAIVRQAERIAARAEAAR is encoded by the coding sequence GTGAGCACCCAGCGCCGCCCGGTCGAGGACACCCTCGCCTGGCTCTACGTCCCCGCCCCCCGTGCCGGGGAGCTGCTGGCCAAGGCCGCGAAGGCCGCCGACGGCATCGTGGTCGACCTCGAGGACGCCGTGCACCCGCGCCAGCGGCCCGCCGCGCGTGAGCACCTCGCCGAGGCGCTGCCGGCGTACGACGCGGCGGCGGTCGTCGTCGTCCGCGTCAACCCGGTCTCCACCGAGGACTTCGCCGCCGACATCGCCGCGCTGACCCCGCTGGTGCAGGCCGGCCACGTCGCCGCGGTCCGCGTCGCGAAGGTGGAGTCGGCCGCCGAGGTGGCCACCGCCCGCGCCGCCACCGCCGCCTGGGGCCCCGAGCCCCGGCTGATCTGCCAGCTCGAGTCGGCCGGCGCGGTCGCCCGCGCCCACGAGATCGCGGCCGCCGACGGCGTGCACTCGATCATGCTCGGCGAGGCCGACCTGCGCGCCGACCTGCGCCTGCCCCGCGGCGCCGCCGGCGACCCCGGACTGCTGCTCGCCCGCCAGACCTGCGTGCTCGCCTCCCGGGCCGCGGGGCTGCCGTCCCCGGTCGGCAGCGCGTTCACCGACGTCCGCGACCTCGACGGGCTGCGCGAGACCAGCGCCCGGCTGGCCGCGCTGGGCTTCCTGGGCCGCTCCTGCATCCACCCGAAGCAGGCGGCGGTCGTCCGCGAGGCGTTCGCGCCCGCCGAGGCCGACCTGACCTGGGCCCGCTCGGTGCTGGCCGAGGCCGGCACCCAGGACGGCGCGGACAGCGCCGCCTCCGTGCTCGCCGACGGCTCGTTCGTCGACCCCGCCATCGTGCGCCAGGCCGAGCGGATCGCCGCCCGGGCGGAGGCCGCCCGATGA
- a CDS encoding CaiB/BaiF CoA transferase family protein, translating into MTDTVLPPLTGLKVLDVATLFAGPSAATLMGDFGAEVIKVEHPRKPDPARTHGHSKDGHGLWWKVLGRNKRTITLDLSQPAGQEVFLRLVEQADVVIENFRPGTLERWNLSYDRLSEVNPGLVLTRVTGFGQFGPRSKEPAFGTIAEAMSGFAHSTGQPDGPPTLPPLALADNISGLAATIATLMALRGRDTTGKGQVVDLAIIEPILAMLGSQLTVFDQLGVITQRAGNRSENNAPRNTYKTADGDWVAISTSAHTIAERVMRLVGRDDLTKEPWFGDGHQRAQHADILDEAVGSWILARPTAVVVEEFARAEAALAVVNDMSRVIVDEQYNAIGAIATVEDDDLGPIRMPNVMFRLSEQPGRIRHTGRGHGADTDEVLRELGLETEELEKLRADGVV; encoded by the coding sequence ATGACCGACACCGTCCTGCCGCCCCTGACCGGCCTCAAGGTCCTCGACGTGGCGACCCTGTTCGCCGGGCCGTCCGCCGCGACCCTGATGGGTGACTTCGGCGCCGAGGTGATCAAGGTCGAGCACCCCCGCAAGCCCGACCCGGCCCGCACGCACGGGCACTCCAAGGACGGTCACGGCCTGTGGTGGAAGGTGCTCGGCCGCAACAAGCGCACGATCACCCTCGACCTCTCCCAGCCCGCCGGCCAGGAGGTCTTCCTGCGCCTGGTCGAGCAGGCCGACGTGGTCATCGAGAACTTCCGCCCCGGCACCCTGGAGCGCTGGAACCTCTCCTACGACCGCCTCAGCGAGGTCAACCCCGGCCTGGTGCTGACCCGGGTCACCGGCTTCGGCCAGTTCGGCCCGCGCTCGAAGGAGCCGGCGTTCGGCACCATCGCCGAGGCGATGTCGGGCTTCGCGCACTCCACCGGCCAGCCCGACGGCCCGCCGACCCTCCCGCCGCTGGCGCTGGCCGACAACATCTCCGGCCTGGCCGCCACCATCGCCACCCTGATGGCGCTGCGCGGGCGCGACACCACCGGCAAGGGCCAGGTCGTCGACCTCGCGATCATCGAGCCGATCCTGGCGATGCTGGGCTCCCAGCTCACGGTCTTCGACCAGCTCGGCGTGATCACCCAGCGTGCCGGCAACCGCTCGGAGAACAACGCCCCGCGCAACACCTACAAGACCGCCGACGGCGACTGGGTGGCGATCTCCACCAGCGCCCACACCATCGCCGAGCGGGTGATGCGCCTGGTCGGTCGCGACGACCTGACCAAGGAGCCGTGGTTCGGCGACGGCCACCAGCGCGCCCAGCACGCCGACATCCTCGACGAGGCCGTCGGCTCCTGGATCCTCGCGCGCCCGACCGCCGTCGTGGTCGAGGAGTTCGCCAGGGCCGAGGCAGCGCTCGCCGTCGTCAACGACATGAGCCGCGTGATCGTCGATGAGCAGTACAACGCGATCGGTGCGATCGCCACCGTCGAGGACGACGACCTGGGCCCGATCCGGATGCCGAACGTGATGTTCCGCCTCTCCGAGCAGCCCGGCCGGATCCGCCACACCGGCCGCGGCCACGGCGCCGACACCGACGAGGTCCTGCGCGAGCTCGGCCTCGAGACCGAGGAGCTGGAGAAGCTCCGCGCGGACGGGGTGGTCTGA
- a CDS encoding cupin domain-containing protein, translating to MQEHTPSADVEDLAGAPDLAALDTALAPRSMMAGWSKLEPSLWPEPRPQHDPAVWRYADARAGLDSAGRMISAEQAERRNLFLVNPVEGNHYPTVRTLVSAYQMILPGERARSHRHTPNALRLVMDVAPGTYTVVDGVRIDMEPGDVLLTPGWCWHGHGNDGAEPGYWIDYLDVPLVHLLEPMFLEWHPDGFQEPTSATRDSEFVFPWASTAARLDAAEPDEHGRVRVQLGDPAMPTTALFMERLAAGTTRPALRTTASQIVTCYAGSGVSRIGDREIAWSRGDVLAVPSWTAYEHVADSDAVLFTVTDRPVLDKLGFWREERLG from the coding sequence ATGCAGGAGCACACCCCGTCCGCCGACGTCGAGGACCTGGCCGGGGCGCCGGACCTGGCCGCGCTCGACACCGCGCTGGCGCCGCGCTCGATGATGGCCGGCTGGAGCAAGCTCGAGCCGTCGCTGTGGCCCGAGCCGCGCCCGCAGCACGACCCGGCGGTGTGGCGCTACGCCGACGCGCGCGCGGGCCTGGACTCGGCGGGGCGGATGATCTCCGCGGAGCAGGCCGAGCGGCGCAACCTGTTCCTGGTCAACCCGGTCGAGGGCAACCACTACCCGACCGTGCGGACGCTGGTCAGCGCCTACCAGATGATCCTGCCGGGGGAGCGGGCCCGCAGCCACCGGCACACGCCCAACGCGCTGCGCCTGGTGATGGACGTGGCGCCCGGGACCTACACCGTCGTCGACGGCGTCCGCATCGACATGGAGCCGGGCGACGTCCTGCTCACCCCGGGCTGGTGCTGGCACGGGCACGGCAACGACGGCGCCGAGCCCGGCTACTGGATCGACTACCTCGACGTGCCGCTCGTGCACCTGCTGGAGCCGATGTTCCTCGAGTGGCACCCCGACGGCTTCCAGGAGCCGACGAGCGCCACCCGCGACTCCGAGTTCGTCTTCCCCTGGGCGAGCACGGCCGCACGTCTCGACGCGGCCGAGCCCGACGAGCACGGCCGGGTCCGCGTGCAGCTCGGCGATCCCGCGATGCCCACGACGGCGCTGTTCATGGAGCGGCTCGCCGCCGGGACGACCCGCCCGGCGCTGCGGACCACCGCCAGCCAGATCGTCACCTGCTACGCCGGCAGCGGGGTCAGCCGCATCGGCGACCGGGAGATCGCCTGGTCGCGCGGCGACGTCCTCGCGGTGCCGAGCTGGACGGCGTACGAGCACGTCGCGGACAGCGACGCGGTGCTCTTCACCGTCACCGACCGCCCGGTGCTGGACAAGCTCGGCTTCTGGCGCGAAGAACGCCTCGGCTGA
- a CDS encoding amidase family protein, which yields MPPSSTRRATRIVAGTLTGAALALSTLAVSSPASTAAPAPKPASATTLPGGLQLSTASIEDLQAGLSAGDFTSVDLVEAYLARIAAIDASGPRLNSVRQIAADARAQAVAADRARAAGQTGPLLGIPILIKDNIDAAGMPTTAGSVALANSFPAADAPATAALREAGAIILGKTNLTEFANYTTSGMPAGYSSLGGQVLNAYDLSQTPSGSSAGSGVAASTALAAATVGSETSGSILSPANANSLVGVKPTVGLISRTGVIPISASQDTVGPMARSVYDAAAVLTGLTTGADPEDSATAGADVYDDVDYTAGLSETALEGVRLGVVASTNEAYNTALTVLEAQGATLVPVTAPASSQQPGILSYEFERDLNAYLARLPESAPMDTLSDIIAFNNAHAGVALKFGQTLLTASEAVDLTDPAQLEAYETARDLGIAESRANIDAVLEANDLDAIVSNAGTTGIGARAGYPSVTLPAGYAPTNRRPVAVTFLGTAYTEAALLGYAADFEAAADVWLPPELINPTAFTCTPLASADSVRDCDEPEPQIATSATLASFVRNPVLKGQRAKVRVAVAAGGEQATGRVIATVKGKVVGRATLTRAGRATITLKKLGAGRHRVVLGYAGSDTVAPSKDALTLVVKRKK from the coding sequence TTGCCTCCCTCCTCCACCCGCCGGGCGACCCGCATCGTCGCCGGGACCCTCACGGGCGCCGCCCTGGCCCTCTCCACCCTGGCCGTCTCCTCGCCCGCCTCGACCGCGGCCCCGGCGCCGAAGCCGGCGTCCGCCACCACCCTGCCCGGCGGCCTCCAGCTCAGCACCGCCTCGATCGAGGACCTCCAGGCCGGTCTCAGCGCCGGCGACTTCACCTCCGTCGACCTGGTCGAGGCCTACCTCGCCCGGATCGCCGCCATCGACGCCAGCGGCCCCCGGCTGAACTCGGTGCGCCAGATCGCCGCCGACGCCCGCGCCCAGGCGGTCGCCGCTGACCGCGCCCGAGCTGCCGGGCAGACCGGTCCCCTGCTCGGCATCCCGATCCTGATCAAGGACAACATCGACGCCGCCGGCATGCCGACCACGGCCGGCAGCGTCGCGCTGGCGAACTCGTTCCCCGCGGCGGATGCGCCCGCGACCGCGGCGCTGCGCGAGGCCGGCGCGATCATCCTGGGCAAGACCAATCTCACGGAGTTCGCCAACTACACGACCAGCGGGATGCCCGCCGGCTACAGCTCGCTGGGCGGCCAGGTCCTCAACGCCTACGACCTGTCCCAGACCCCGAGCGGCTCGAGCGCCGGTTCCGGCGTCGCTGCCTCGACGGCTCTGGCCGCCGCCACGGTCGGGTCGGAGACCTCCGGGTCCATCCTCAGCCCGGCCAACGCCAACTCCCTCGTCGGAGTCAAGCCGACCGTCGGACTGATCAGCCGCACCGGCGTCATCCCGATCTCCGCCTCCCAGGACACCGTGGGCCCGATGGCGCGCTCGGTGTACGACGCCGCCGCCGTTCTCACCGGCCTGACCACGGGCGCCGATCCCGAGGACAGCGCCACCGCTGGCGCGGATGTCTACGACGACGTCGACTACACCGCCGGGCTCTCCGAGACCGCCCTCGAAGGCGTGCGCCTCGGCGTGGTCGCCTCGACCAACGAGGCGTACAACACCGCACTCACCGTGCTCGAGGCCCAGGGAGCCACCCTCGTCCCGGTGACCGCTCCGGCCAGCTCCCAGCAGCCGGGCATCCTCTCCTACGAGTTCGAGCGCGACCTCAACGCCTATCTGGCCCGCCTCCCCGAGAGTGCGCCCATGGACACGCTGAGCGACATCATCGCGTTCAACAACGCCCACGCCGGCGTGGCACTGAAGTTCGGCCAGACCCTGCTCACCGCCTCCGAGGCCGTCGACCTCACCGACCCCGCGCAGCTCGAGGCCTACGAGACCGCCCGCGACCTGGGCATCGCCGAGAGCCGCGCCAACATCGATGCCGTGCTCGAGGCGAACGACCTCGACGCCATCGTCAGCAACGCCGGCACCACCGGCATCGGTGCCCGCGCCGGGTACCCGTCGGTCACGCTCCCGGCCGGCTACGCGCCCACCAACAGGCGTCCGGTCGCGGTCACCTTCCTGGGCACCGCCTACACCGAAGCGGCCTTGCTCGGGTACGCCGCGGACTTCGAGGCGGCCGCCGACGTGTGGCTGCCGCCGGAGCTGATCAACCCCACCGCGTTCACCTGCACCCCGCTGGCCAGCGCCGACTCCGTCCGGGACTGTGACGAGCCGGAGCCGCAGATCGCGACCTCGGCGACCCTGGCGTCGTTCGTCCGCAACCCGGTGCTCAAGGGCCAGCGGGCCAAGGTGCGGGTCGCCGTCGCAGCCGGTGGCGAGCAGGCCACCGGACGGGTAATCGCCACTGTCAAGGGCAAGGTCGTCGGCCGGGCCACGCTCACGCGGGCCGGGCGCGCCACGATCACGCTGAAGAAGCTGGGGGCCGGACGCCACCGCGTCGTCCTCGGCTACGCCGGCAGCGACACCGTGGCGCCGTCGAAGGACGCGCTGACGCTGGTGGTCAAGCGCAAGAAGTAG
- the hutU gene encoding urocanate hydratase produces MSEMTTGQGPVRAARGSALTARSWQTEAALRMLMNNLDPEVAERPEDLVVYGGTGKAARSWAAYDALVRALSTLGDDETLLVQSGKPVGVVRTHEWAPRVLIANSNLVGDWANWEEFRRLEDLGLTMYGQMTAGSWIYIGTQGILQGTFETFAAVADKRFGGTLAGTITLTGGLGGMGGAQPLAVTMNDGVAICVEVDAARIERRLEHRYLDVRAESLEHALSLAVAARDERRALSIGVLGNAAEVFPALQAAGAPLDVITDQTSAHDPLAYLPVGVAFEDWQQAAAEDPAGFTERARASMATQVAAMVAFADAGAEVFDYGNSIRDEARKGGCARAFDIPGFVPAYIRPLFCQGKGPFRWAALSGDPADIAATDAAVLELFPDDERLRRWITIAQERVAFQGLPARICWLGYGQRHLAGLRFNEMVRSGELRAPVVIGRDHLDCGSVASPYRETEAMADGSDAIADWAVLNALVNTASGATWVSFHHGGGVGMGRSLHAGQVCVADGTDLAAQKLERVLTNDPAMGVFRHVDAGYEIAERVAGERGLRVPR; encoded by the coding sequence ATGAGCGAGATGACGACGGGCCAGGGGCCGGTCCGGGCGGCACGGGGCAGCGCCCTCACCGCGCGCTCGTGGCAGACCGAGGCGGCGCTGCGGATGCTGATGAACAACCTGGACCCGGAGGTCGCGGAGCGTCCCGAGGACCTCGTCGTCTATGGCGGCACCGGCAAGGCGGCGCGCAGCTGGGCGGCGTACGACGCGCTGGTGCGCGCGCTGAGCACGCTCGGCGACGACGAGACGCTGCTGGTGCAGTCGGGCAAGCCGGTGGGGGTGGTGCGCACCCACGAGTGGGCGCCGCGGGTGCTGATCGCGAACTCCAACCTGGTCGGCGACTGGGCGAACTGGGAGGAGTTCCGCCGCCTGGAGGACCTCGGGCTGACGATGTACGGGCAGATGACCGCCGGGTCGTGGATCTATATCGGCACCCAGGGGATCCTGCAGGGCACCTTCGAGACGTTCGCGGCGGTGGCCGACAAGCGCTTCGGCGGCACGCTTGCCGGGACCATCACGCTCACCGGGGGTCTCGGCGGGATGGGCGGCGCGCAGCCGCTGGCGGTGACGATGAACGACGGGGTGGCGATCTGCGTCGAGGTCGACGCGGCGCGGATCGAGCGCCGCCTGGAGCACCGCTACCTCGACGTGCGTGCGGAGTCGCTGGAGCACGCGCTCTCGCTGGCCGTGGCCGCACGCGACGAACGGCGGGCGCTGTCGATCGGGGTGCTCGGCAACGCCGCGGAGGTGTTCCCGGCGCTGCAGGCGGCGGGGGCGCCCCTCGACGTGATCACCGACCAGACCTCCGCGCACGACCCGCTGGCCTACCTCCCGGTCGGGGTGGCCTTCGAGGACTGGCAGCAGGCGGCGGCCGAGGACCCCGCGGGATTCACCGAGCGGGCCCGGGCCTCGATGGCCACGCAGGTGGCGGCGATGGTCGCGTTCGCCGACGCGGGCGCGGAGGTCTTCGACTACGGCAACTCGATCCGCGACGAGGCGCGCAAGGGCGGCTGCGCCCGGGCCTTCGACATCCCCGGCTTCGTGCCCGCCTACATCCGCCCGCTGTTCTGCCAGGGCAAGGGCCCGTTCCGCTGGGCCGCGCTCTCCGGCGACCCGGCCGACATCGCGGCCACCGACGCGGCGGTGCTCGAGCTGTTCCCCGACGACGAGCGGCTGCGGCGCTGGATCACGATCGCCCAGGAGCGGGTGGCGTTCCAGGGGCTGCCGGCGCGGATCTGCTGGCTCGGCTACGGCCAGCGCCACCTCGCCGGGCTGCGGTTCAACGAGATGGTGCGCAGCGGCGAGCTGCGCGCGCCGGTGGTGATCGGCCGCGACCACCTCGACTGCGGCTCGGTCGCCTCGCCGTACCGCGAGACGGAGGCGATGGCCGACGGCTCCGACGCGATCGCCGACTGGGCGGTGCTCAACGCCCTGGTCAACACCGCCTCGGGTGCCACCTGGGTCTCCTTCCACCACGGCGGCGGCGTCGGCATGGGCCGCTCGCTGCACGCCGGCCAGGTCTGCGTCGCCGACGGCACCGACCTCGCCGCCCAGAAGCTCGAGCGGGTGCTCACCAACGACCCGGCGATGGGGGTGTTCCGCCACGTGGACGCGGGCTACGAGATCGCCGAGCGGGTCGCGGGGGAGCGGGGGTTGCGGGTGCCGCGTTGA
- the hutH gene encoding histidine ammonia-lyase, producing MVRTVVVDVAPLHPADLVAVTRGGAPVELSAAARAAIARGRETVDALAAAPEPSYGVSTGFGALATRHVPLAKRAQLQRSLVRSHAAGSGPEVEREVVRALMLLRLSTLATGHTGVRPATAELLAGLLSQGITPVVHEHGSLGCSGDLAPLAHCALALLGEGPVRDRAGVLRPAAEALAEVGLAPVELGPKEGLALINGTDGMLGMLVLALEDLRLLLRSADVAAAMSVEGLLGTDRVFAAELQALRPHPGQADSAANLSALLAGSGVVASHRGRDCNRVQDAYSLRCAPQVHGAARDTVEHAASVAARELAAAVDNPVVLGDRVESNGNFHGAPLGYVLDFLAIAAADVASMSERRTDRFLDVARSHGLPAFLAADPGVDSGHMIAQYTQAAIVTELKRLAVPASVDSIPSSAMQEDHVSMGWSAARKLRRSVEGLTRVLAIEVLTAARALDLRAPLIPAAGTDAVVALLRGAGVEGPGPDRFLAPEIEVAVDLVRCGAVVAAAEEEIGELR from the coding sequence ATGGTGAGGACAGTGGTCGTCGATGTCGCCCCGCTCCACCCCGCCGACCTCGTCGCGGTGACGCGGGGTGGCGCGCCGGTGGAGCTCTCCGCGGCGGCCCGCGCCGCGATCGCGCGGGGCCGGGAAACCGTCGATGCGCTCGCGGCCGCGCCGGAGCCGTCGTACGGCGTCTCGACGGGGTTCGGCGCCCTGGCGACGCGGCACGTGCCGCTGGCGAAGCGCGCCCAGCTGCAGCGCTCCCTGGTCCGCTCGCACGCCGCGGGGTCGGGCCCGGAGGTGGAGCGGGAGGTGGTGCGGGCGCTGATGCTGCTGCGGCTCTCCACGCTCGCGACCGGGCACACCGGGGTGCGCCCGGCGACCGCCGAGCTGCTCGCCGGGCTGCTGAGCCAGGGGATCACCCCGGTGGTGCACGAGCACGGTTCGCTGGGCTGCTCCGGGGACCTCGCCCCGCTGGCGCACTGCGCGCTGGCGCTGCTCGGCGAGGGCCCGGTGCGTGATCGCGCCGGCGTGCTGCGCCCGGCTGCGGAGGCGCTGGCCGAGGTCGGCCTCGCCCCGGTCGAGCTGGGTCCGAAGGAGGGGCTCGCGCTGATCAACGGCACCGACGGCATGCTCGGCATGCTGGTGCTGGCGCTGGAGGACCTGCGCCTGCTGCTGCGCAGCGCCGACGTCGCCGCGGCGATGTCGGTCGAGGGGCTGCTCGGCACTGACCGGGTCTTCGCCGCCGAGCTCCAGGCGCTGCGCCCGCATCCGGGTCAGGCCGACTCGGCCGCCAACCTGAGCGCGCTGCTCGCCGGCTCCGGGGTGGTGGCCTCGCACCGCGGCCGGGACTGCAACCGGGTGCAGGACGCCTACTCGCTGCGCTGTGCGCCGCAGGTCCACGGCGCGGCCCGCGACACCGTCGAGCACGCCGCGAGCGTCGCCGCGCGCGAGCTGGCCGCCGCCGTCGACAACCCGGTGGTGCTCGGGGACCGGGTGGAGTCCAACGGCAACTTCCACGGGGCGCCGCTGGGCTACGTCCTGGACTTCCTGGCGATCGCGGCCGCCGACGTGGCCTCGATGAGCGAGCGGCGTACCGACCGGTTCCTCGACGTCGCGCGCAGCCACGGGCTGCCGGCGTTCCTCGCCGCGGACCCGGGCGTGGACAGCGGGCACATGATCGCGCAGTACACCCAGGCCGCGATCGTCACCGAGCTCAAGCGGCTCGCGGTGCCCGCCTCGGTCGACTCGATCCCCTCCAGCGCGATGCAGGAGGACCACGTCTCGATGGGCTGGTCGGCCGCGCGCAAGCTGCGCCGCAGCGTCGAGGGGCTCACCCGGGTGCTGGCGATCGAGGTGCTGACCGCGGCGCGGGCGCTCGACCTGCGCGCGCCGCTGATCCCTGCTGCGGGGACCGACGCGGTGGTCGCGCTGCTGCGCGGGGCCGGAGTGGAGGGCCCGGGGCCGGACCGGTTCCTGGCCCCGGAGATCGAGGTGGCCGTCGACCTCGTGCGCTGCGGCGCCGTGGTGGCCGCCGCCGAGGAGGAGATCGGGGAGCTGCGATGA
- a CDS encoding choice-of-anchor P family protein, translating into MRRLLSLGTALAIALVLPAMPSAHAAPAASPVKASPEWTSITTSATPAAKAGKGRFTEFALAGGGYGTRIEGGSLPASSGRTAHKVIGCTNEVGLKRQNSLAGVTIPGLGEVGAIKTTNRTRRYKSGRVASITTQKIAGITLANNAFGKLELGAISTRAEAYHDPKTGFGTDVSTNLLSLWFTPQGGKRTGFDVPLPGQPINIPGLGRVSLGNKESVVNKSRAVARADALEVYIAPTKTRIRVAHSSAKIFSDIRTGLFRGRAGTLEAKALAGLLDVGRTQNIVMPCSGTGGKVKKDSVLDVDLPGVLEVSVGGSRQMGKQNARRAWGYEESSLARVALGGDLLVIDGIKASVKANRLRSQKPNSRTKVDTSGTTVGSITLNGQKLTLPKDIPSIEIPGLPLLSVKFNVVERGKWGAKAIAVQLSVLDVSSEFYGAKINLGTAMLKIYDAKR; encoded by the coding sequence ATGCGACGTCTGCTGTCTCTCGGCACCGCGCTCGCGATCGCGCTCGTGCTGCCGGCGATGCCGTCAGCACACGCCGCGCCCGCCGCCTCCCCCGTCAAGGCCTCGCCCGAGTGGACGAGCATCACCACCTCCGCGACCCCGGCCGCCAAGGCCGGGAAGGGCCGCTTCACCGAGTTCGCCCTGGCCGGCGGCGGCTACGGCACCCGGATCGAGGGCGGCAGCCTGCCGGCCTCCTCCGGGCGTACGGCGCACAAGGTCATCGGCTGCACCAACGAGGTCGGCCTCAAGCGCCAGAACAGCCTCGCCGGCGTCACCATCCCCGGTCTCGGCGAGGTCGGCGCGATCAAGACCACCAACCGCACCCGCCGCTACAAGTCCGGCCGCGTCGCGTCGATCACCACCCAGAAGATCGCCGGCATCACGCTGGCCAACAACGCCTTCGGCAAGCTCGAGCTGGGCGCGATCAGCACCCGCGCCGAGGCCTACCACGACCCGAAGACCGGCTTCGGCACCGATGTCTCGACCAACCTGCTCAGCCTCTGGTTCACCCCCCAGGGCGGCAAGCGGACCGGGTTCGACGTCCCGCTGCCCGGCCAGCCGATCAACATCCCCGGCCTCGGCCGCGTCTCGCTGGGCAACAAGGAGAGCGTCGTCAACAAGTCGCGCGCCGTCGCCCGCGCCGACGCGCTCGAGGTGTACATCGCCCCGACCAAGACCCGCATCCGGGTCGCGCACAGCTCCGCGAAGATCTTCAGCGACATCCGGACCGGCCTGTTCCGCGGCCGCGCCGGCACCCTCGAGGCCAAGGCCCTGGCCGGCCTGCTCGACGTCGGTCGCACCCAGAACATCGTGATGCCGTGCTCGGGCACCGGCGGCAAGGTCAAGAAGGACTCGGTGCTCGACGTCGACCTGCCCGGCGTCCTGGAGGTCTCGGTGGGCGGCAGCCGCCAGATGGGCAAGCAGAACGCCCGTCGCGCCTGGGGCTATGAGGAGTCCAGCCTGGCCCGCGTCGCCCTCGGCGGCGACCTGCTCGTCATCGACGGCATCAAGGCCTCGGTGAAGGCCAACCGGCTGCGCTCGCAGAAGCCGAACAGCCGCACCAAGGTCGACACCTCGGGCACCACGGTCGGCAGCATCACGCTCAACGGCCAGAAGCTGACCCTGCCGAAGGACATCCCCTCGATCGAGATCCCGGGCCTGCCGCTGCTCTCGGTGAAGTTCAACGTCGTCGAGCGGGGCAAGTGGGGCGCCAAGGCGATCGCCGTGCAGCTCAGCGTGCTCGACGTCAGCAGCGAGTTCTACGGCGCCAAGATCAACCTCGGCACCGCGATGTTGAAGATCTACGACGCCAAGCGCTGA